In a single window of the Cydia pomonella isolate Wapato2018A chromosome 2, ilCydPomo1, whole genome shotgun sequence genome:
- the LOC133532463 gene encoding mitochondrial import inner membrane translocase subunit tim16, which produces MAKYIAQIIVLGAQVVGRAFARALKQEIAASQEAAKRAGGGEAGARRAAANASTGLTLEEAMQILNIDKLDPEKVKRNYEHLFSANDKAKGGSFYLQSKIVRAKERIDTELKQKQPGPDQSKAKDTS; this is translated from the coding sequence ATGGCAAAATACATAGCTCAAATTATAGTACTCGGTGCTCAAGTTGTTGGTCGGGCTTTTGCTAGAGCTTTGAAACAAGAAATTGCTGCATCCCAGGAAGCAGCGAAGAGAGCTGGTGGTGGGGAAGCTGGCGCCCGAAGAGCTGCAGCCAATGCGTCAACTGGACTCACATTAGAAGAAGCTATGCAAATATTGAACATAGATAAACTAGATCCAGAAAAAGTGAAAAGGAACTACGAACATTTGTTTTCCGCCAACGATAAAGCGAAAGGGGGTTCTTTCTACTTACAATCCAAGATTGTGAGAGCTAAAGAGAGGATAGATACAGAACTTAAACAGAAGCAGCCTGGTCCAGATCAGAGTAAAGCCAAAGACACATCCTAA
- the LOC133532453 gene encoding 3-hydroxyacyl-CoA dehydrogenase type-2-like isoform X1 has protein sequence MLKGMVSLVTGGASGLGKATVERFINHGGRVVILDLQATRAEQVAKQFGSEAIACPGCITSEDDVKKALQLAKDKFGRLDTLVNCAGHVATHQIYNFNKDRPCELEGFQKCVNINTIGTFNVTRLAVGLMGQNKPNEQGQRGVVVNTASTIAYEGDIGQAAIAASTAAIVGMTLPIARDLAPRGIRVVTIAAGIFDTPLVSYLPEKMVEFLKRMTPFPSRLGKPEEFAHLVSSIVENPMLNGEVIRLDGAQRWFPL, from the exons atgcttaag GGTATGGTTAGTTTAGTTACCGGTGGTGCTTCAGGTCTGGGTAAAGCCACAGTTGAGAGGTTCATAAACCACGGCGGAAGAGTGGTTATCCTCGATCTTCAGGCCACAAGAGCAGAGCAAGTGGCTAAACAATTTGGCAGTGAAGCTATAGCTTGCCCAGGTTGT ATCACATCCGAGGATGATGTGAAGAAAGCGCTCCAGCTGGCAAAAGACAAGTTTGGGCGGCTAGACACACTAGTCAACTGTGCTGGCCATGTTGCCACGCACCAGATATACAACTTCAATAAAGACAGACCATGTGAGCTGGAAGGTTTCCAGAAATGTGTTAAT ATAAATACAATAGGCACTTTCAATGTAACCCGCCTGGCTGTGGGACTGATGGGTCAGAACAAGCCCAATGAGCAGGGACAAAGGGGGGTGGTCGTCAACACAGCTTCCACAATAGCATATGAAGGTGATATAG ggCAGGCCGCCATCGCCGCTTCCACAGCTGCCATCGTGGGCATGACGTTACCCATAGCCAGGGATCTGGCGCCCAGAGGGATCAGGGTGGTCACTATCGCTGCTG GTATTTTCGACACTCCCCTAGTCTCATACTTACCAGAGAAAATGGTAGAGTTCCTCAAACGTATGACTCCATTCCCCTCAAGATTAGGCAAGCCGGAAGAGTTCGCACACCTAGTATCGAGTATCGTTGAAAACCCGATGTTGAACGGCGAGGTCATACGATTAGACGGAGCGCAAAGGTGGTTCCCCCtgtaa
- the LOC133532453 gene encoding 3-hydroxyacyl-CoA dehydrogenase type-2-like isoform X2, producing the protein MLKGMVSLVTGGASGLGKATVERFINHGGRVVILDLQATRAEQVAKQFGSEAIACPGCITSEDDVKKALQLAKDKFGRLDTLVNCAGHVATHQIYNFNKDRPCELEGFQKCVNINTIGTFNVTRLAVGLMGQNKPNEQGQRGVVVNTASTIAYEGDIGRHRRFHSCHRGHDVTHSQGSGAQRDQGGHYRCWYFRHSPSLILTRENGRVPQTYDSIPLKIRQAGRVRTPSIEYR; encoded by the exons atgcttaag GGTATGGTTAGTTTAGTTACCGGTGGTGCTTCAGGTCTGGGTAAAGCCACAGTTGAGAGGTTCATAAACCACGGCGGAAGAGTGGTTATCCTCGATCTTCAGGCCACAAGAGCAGAGCAAGTGGCTAAACAATTTGGCAGTGAAGCTATAGCTTGCCCAGGTTGT ATCACATCCGAGGATGATGTGAAGAAAGCGCTCCAGCTGGCAAAAGACAAGTTTGGGCGGCTAGACACACTAGTCAACTGTGCTGGCCATGTTGCCACGCACCAGATATACAACTTCAATAAAGACAGACCATGTGAGCTGGAAGGTTTCCAGAAATGTGTTAAT ATAAATACAATAGGCACTTTCAATGTAACCCGCCTGGCTGTGGGACTGATGGGTCAGAACAAGCCCAATGAGCAGGGACAAAGGGGGGTGGTCGTCAACACAGCTTCCACAATAGCATATGAAGGTGATATAG GCCGCCATCGCCGCTTCCACAGCTGCCATCGTGGGCATGACGTTACCCATAGCCAGGGATCTGGCGCCCAGAGGGATCAGGGTGGTCACTATCGCTGCTG GTATTTTCGACACTCCCCTAGTCTCATACTTACCAGAGAAAATGGTAGAGTTCCTCAAACGTATGACTCCATTCCCCTCAAGATTAGGCAAGCCGGAAGAGTTCGCACACCTAGTATCGAGTATCGTTGA
- the LOC133532442 gene encoding uncharacterized protein LOC133532442 has product MAKVEQPMFILPKKRNGKKQNSITGHVDHIIAVQGTETDLPTKYKNGLSPVTEHVVNGIIHSTMEGLKSNMKINLPIITDVNDEDINDSNLEAEPQKSQSSQKNGYQALSMMNSREIIDLSPIYENSSDACSSHDDLREANDDIQKSCKFLNEHNESSSATPNSLSQTQSENSFEMGPLTDSLKNSAKRKKRVNIVQEIIETENTDTEITALHIESEGSTPDCSLTDYSRESYLTMTGTIKRGKKKGQNVDVKLNISREELEIIEAAIVAEEYNKMDISKCSVYNGPHIFLFSLLCIPFVACVSALYSFYMGTMTWYNIFTHVTEDLNWVKKAMLAPIVILSYPFLIVIFTVGLGLYAGIVQLTFSGANWWKDVCDFEKGFYGWLCNSLGMSECSPYEVVILMDVKP; this is encoded by the exons ATGGCTAAAGTGGAGCAACCCATGTTTATATTGCCGAAAAAACGCAATGGCAAAAAACAAAATTCGATTACCGGTCATGTAGACCACATAATTGCTGTTCAG gGAACTGAGACTGATTtgccaaccaaatacaaaaacgGCCTTTCACCAGTCACAGAACATGTTGTTAATGGAATCATACACTCCACCATGGAGGGACTTAAGTCCAACATGAAAATTAATCTTCCCATCATAACTGATGTCAATGATGAAGACATCAATGACTCTAACTTAGAGGCTGAACCACAGAAGTCACAGAGTTCACAAAAAAATGGCTACCAGGCCCTTTCCATGATGAATAGCCGGGAAATCATTGACTTGTCTCCAATCTATGAGAATTCCTCAGATGCATGTTCAAGCCATGATGACCTCAGAGAGGCTAATGATGACATACAGAAAAGCTGCAAGTTTCTGAATGAACACAATGAGAGTTCTTCTGCTACTCCAAACAGCCTGTCTCAAACCCAATCGGAAAATAGCTTTGAAATGGGTCCACTTACTGACAGTCTCAAAAATAGTGCCAAACGAAAAAAGCGAGTCAACATTGTGCAAGAAATAATCGAAACTGAGAATACTGATACAGAGATTACAGCTTTGCATATTGAGTCGGAAGGATCTACACCAGACTGCTCTCTGACAGACTATTCCAGAGAATCCTACTTAACCATGACAGGAACAATAAAAAGAGGAAAGAAGAAAGGCCAAAATGTTGATGTCAAACTCAATATTTCTCGAGAAGAACTTGAAATCATTGAAGCAGCTATCGTAGCAGAGGAGTACAACAAGATGGACATATCCAAATGCTCAGTATACAATGGTCCACACATTTTTCTCTTCAGTCTCCTATGCATACCGTTTGTGGCTTGTGTGTCTGCTCtgtactcattttatatgggCACAATGACTTGGTACAATATCTTTACACATGTTACTGAAGATCTGAATTGGGTTAAGAAAGCAATGTTGGCACCAATAGTGATATTGTCTTATCCATTTTTGATAGTGATTTTTACTGTAGGCCTTGGCTTGTATGCAGGTATTGTGCAGCTGACATTCAGTGGAGCAAATTGGTGGAAGGATGTATGTGATTTTGAGAAAGGTTTTTACGGGTGGCTCTGTAACTCTTTAGGTATGTCAGAGTGTAGCCCTTATGAGGTTGTTATACTTATGGATGTTAAGCCATAA